In Pleurocapsa sp. PCC 7319, the following are encoded in one genomic region:
- a CDS encoding RidA family protein, whose translation MNSRQFITNGEGLPQWNAPISHAVVVNNTCYVSGQLSVDVSGKYVPGSILEEAKLAFSNFFAVLKAAGFTSEEVVFVDLAFIDLQDVPVVNELFTSYFSPGYRPARTIYQAAALPYGGKIKVTGTAVKDMPEHE comes from the coding sequence ATGAATTCACGCCAGTTCATTACCAATGGAGAAGGTTTACCGCAGTGGAATGCTCCTATTAGTCATGCCGTTGTGGTTAACAATACTTGTTATGTAAGTGGTCAGCTTTCGGTAGATGTTTCAGGCAAATATGTACCTGGCTCAATTTTAGAAGAGGCAAAACTCGCTTTTAGTAATTTTTTTGCTGTACTTAAAGCTGCTGGTTTCACTTCTGAAGAAGTTGTATTTGTCGATCTTGCTTTCATTGATTTACAGGATGTACCTGTAGTCAATGAACTATTTACCAGTTACTTTTCACCAGGGTATAGACCAGCCAGAACTATATATCAAGCTGCTGCATTACCTTATGGAGGCAAAATCAAAGTAACTGGAACTGCTGTTAAAGATATGCCTGAACATGAATAA
- a CDS encoding 2Fe-2S iron-sulfur cluster-binding protein, producing MTITFVKEDKEVITAMGSNLREKALQNQVDIYTLGGKLRNCGGYGQCATCIVEVAEGMENLSPKTDFELRRLKKKPDNYRLACQTLVNGSVKIITKPKPSKK from the coding sequence ATGACTATTACCTTTGTTAAGGAAGATAAAGAAGTAATCACTGCCATGGGGTCTAATTTACGAGAGAAAGCTCTTCAAAATCAAGTTGATATTTATACTCTTGGGGGTAAGCTTAGAAACTGTGGTGGTTACGGGCAATGTGCTACTTGTATTGTCGAAGTCGCTGAAGGCATGGAGAATTTATCCCCTAAAACAGATTTTGAACTACGCAGGTTAAAGAAAAAGCCTGACAACTACCGTCTAGCTTGTCAAACTTTGGTCAACGGTTCCGTCAAGATTATCACGAAACCCAAGCCTTCTAAGAAATAA
- a CDS encoding 4'-phosphopantetheinyl transferase superfamily protein, which yields MNNSSHWKTIWQNPEQLPILDKNQVHVWRANLELSKTEIEQLATCLSTDEISRANKFRFPIHKRRFIVARGILRQLLGNYLQLSPDRIKFEYGDRGKPRLAASVVDGFLQFNVSHSEEYALYGFTHHHLIGVDLEYLRDMKDAVKLAERFFSPREFELLAAIDSEQQRKVFFKLWTAKEAYLKAIGTGLTNSLASIDISFDQTGNPKLLAIEGDLEATANWSMYPCVPEINYVATVAIKTPTNSQQIYFWNWHQNSFPPKI from the coding sequence ATGAATAATAGTAGTCATTGGAAAACAATTTGGCAAAATCCTGAACAACTACCAATACTAGATAAGAATCAAGTTCATGTGTGGCGTGCCAATTTAGAGTTATCAAAAACTGAAATTGAGCAATTAGCTACTTGTTTATCTACCGATGAAATATCCAGGGCGAATAAATTTCGTTTCCCCATTCATAAAAGACGGTTTATTGTTGCCAGAGGAATTTTACGCCAGTTATTAGGCAATTATCTACAACTCAGCCCCGACCGCATAAAATTTGAGTATGGCGATCGCGGTAAACCAAGACTAGCGGCATCAGTAGTAGATGGTTTTTTACAATTTAATGTTTCTCATTCTGAAGAGTATGCTCTGTATGGGTTTACGCATCATCACCTTATAGGAGTAGATCTAGAATATCTAAGAGACATGAAAGATGCAGTTAAGCTAGCTGAACGTTTTTTTTCTCCTAGAGAATTTGAATTGCTCGCCGCCATAGATAGTGAGCAACAACGAAAAGTATTCTTCAAACTCTGGACGGCCAAAGAAGCCTATTTAAAGGCGATCGGTACAGGGCTGACCAATTCATTAGCTAGTATAGATATATCTTTCGATCAAACTGGAAATCCTAAGTTATTGGCTATAGAAGGAGATCTTGAAGCAACAGCTAATTGGTCTATGTATCCCTGTGTTCCAGAAATTAACTACGTAGCAACCGTAGCAATCAAAACACCAACAAACAGTCAGCAAATTTATTTCTGGAATTGGCATCAAAATTCGTTCCCACCTAAAATCTGA
- the psbM gene encoding photosystem II reaction center protein PsbM: protein MEVNELGFVATILFVLVPTVFLLILFIQTDKDQREG, encoded by the coding sequence ATGGAAGTTAATGAACTGGGGTTTGTAGCTACTATTCTGTTTGTTTTAGTTCCTACGGTCTTTCTGCTCATTCTCTTTATCCAAACCGATAAAGATCAAAGAGAAGGTTAA
- a CDS encoding DUF3531 family protein → MEIQFREFNPFDLWIWLEFPTVPSRMEQQYIEELLDSWFYLGKLGGFNAENLRVQDTGVEISYMEYDNSELDHALMAPMHNMGEIEYLGVWGRCWFDLGTSDLIAIDILINAMNQLSNEFVQINKLIIGGQNEDWPVNENNSAFYSH, encoded by the coding sequence ATGGAAATACAATTTAGAGAATTTAACCCTTTCGATCTATGGATTTGGTTAGAATTTCCGACAGTTCCTTCTCGTATGGAACAACAATATATTGAAGAGTTATTAGATTCTTGGTTTTATCTCGGTAAATTAGGTGGCTTCAATGCCGAAAATTTACGAGTGCAAGATACTGGTGTCGAAATCAGCTACATGGAATATGATAATTCAGAGCTAGATCACGCTTTAATGGCTCCTATGCATAATATGGGAGAAATCGAATATTTGGGTGTTTGGGGACGATGTTGGTTTGATCTGGGTACTAGCGATTTAATCGCGATCGACATTTTAATCAATGCAATGAATCAACTAAGTAATGAATTTGTACAAATTAATAAACTAATAATAGGTGGTCAAAATGAAGATTGGCCTGTAAATGAGAATAATTCAGCATTTTATAGTCACTAG